One Halomonas sp. M4R1S46 genomic window carries:
- a CDS encoding NfeD family protein: protein MDWNPAYAWLAIALLLGLAELTSGALLLLALGVAAALTAALAALGLSLSWQLLGMGVFSGLLAPLAIMVIRPRFSPRGVAYGTTGTGVEKGRAFTVLARDFDGACGIKINGDFYRIRLAGSDDTALPVGTRVIFEEFDGTTAVVSLATAKEL from the coding sequence ATGGACTGGAATCCCGCCTATGCCTGGCTGGCCATTGCCCTGCTGCTGGGGCTCGCCGAGTTGACCTCGGGCGCCCTGCTGCTGCTGGCCCTGGGGGTGGCGGCTGCCCTGACCGCCGCCCTCGCCGCGCTGGGCCTCTCCCTGTCATGGCAGCTGCTGGGGATGGGCGTGTTCTCGGGCCTGCTGGCGCCGCTGGCGATCATGGTGATTCGTCCCCGCTTCTCGCCCAGGGGCGTGGCCTACGGCACCACCGGCACCGGCGTGGAGAAGGGCCGGGCCTTCACGGTCCTGGCGCGCGACTTCGACGGTGCCTGCGGCATCAAGATCAATGGCGACTTCTACCGAATCCGCCTCGCCGGCAGCGACGACACCGCCCTGCCGGTGGGGACCCGCGTGATCTTCGAGGAGTTCGACGGCACCACCGCCGTCGTCAGCCTCGCCACTGCCAAGGAGTTATGA
- a CDS encoding SPFH domain-containing protein has protein sequence MDLVNPGLILSLIIVVIGILIIAKGLVVVRQSEVMVIERLGSFNRLLESGINIIIPFIEQPRAITMIRYRKLGEDYQAITSDEVRIDRRETVMDFPGQPVVTTDNVTVTINGALYYQIIDPKRAVYEVENMSQAVEVLAKTTLRSVVGKMELDKLFESRAEVNNEIQSSMEEAASKWGVKISRVEVQDIAMPEEVESAMRLQMAAERRRRATVTEAEGEKAAAIAMAQGQRESAILNAQGDKESAILRAQGEQESITLVLGAIGDSEENKRTVVGYLLGQSYIKALPTMAQQGERVFVPYESSALLGSMGMFREMAGTPEDAVASHLRSQSPREGLRSGMVGGAASGGD, from the coding sequence ATGGACCTGGTCAATCCGGGGCTGATTCTCAGCCTGATCATCGTCGTCATCGGCATCCTGATCATCGCCAAGGGCCTGGTGGTCGTCCGCCAGTCCGAGGTCATGGTCATCGAGCGCCTGGGGTCCTTCAACCGGCTCCTGGAGAGCGGCATCAACATCATCATTCCCTTCATCGAGCAGCCCCGCGCCATCACCATGATTCGCTATCGCAAGCTCGGCGAGGACTACCAGGCCATCACCAGCGACGAGGTGCGCATCGACCGTCGCGAGACGGTGATGGACTTTCCCGGCCAGCCGGTGGTGACCACCGACAACGTCACGGTCACCATCAACGGCGCCCTCTACTACCAGATCATTGATCCCAAGCGCGCCGTCTACGAGGTGGAGAACATGAGCCAGGCGGTGGAGGTGCTGGCCAAGACCACCCTGCGCTCGGTGGTCGGCAAGATGGAACTCGACAAGCTGTTCGAGTCGCGTGCCGAGGTCAACAACGAGATCCAGTCCTCCATGGAGGAGGCGGCCTCCAAGTGGGGGGTGAAGATCTCGCGGGTCGAGGTACAGGATATCGCCATGCCCGAGGAGGTGGAGTCCGCCATGCGCCTGCAGATGGCCGCCGAGCGCCGCCGCCGGGCCACCGTGACCGAGGCCGAAGGCGAGAAGGCGGCGGCCATCGCCATGGCCCAGGGCCAGCGGGAGTCGGCGATCCTCAACGCCCAGGGCGACAAGGAGTCGGCCATCCTGCGCGCCCAGGGGGAACAGGAGTCGATCACGCTGGTGCTGGGCGCCATCGGCGACAGCGAGGAGAACAAGCGTACCGTGGTGGGCTACCTGCTGGGCCAGAGCTATATCAAGGCCCTGCCCACCATGGCCCAGCAAGGCGAGCGAGTCTTCGTGCCCTACGAGTCCTCCGCCCTGCTCGGCTCCATGGGCATGTTCCGCGAGATGGCCGGCACCCCCGAGGACGCCGTGGCCAGCCATCTCCGCTCGCAGTCCCCCCGGGAGGGCCTGCGCAGCGGCATGGTCGGCGGGGCCGCCTCGGGCGGCGACTGA
- the malT gene encoding HTH-type transcriptional regulator MalT, with product MPLIQEKLATPPLPISLVARPRLNDHFVLDERVRVLLVKAPPGYGKSTLVAERLPALEQTASWLRLDARDNDPTRFARYFAAALDRLCREHLAVSLPATDDDVSFGDRIDDWLASLPAEAAPCRLVLDDFDHLRHPAILEGLAHWLRHQPRWLTLTLVSRTRPPLGLPGLRLRGELEEIGVEQLAFDAEEAQTLCAEQLSFPPTRVSLERALRRTEGWPMALAWLIERTTTRAGFDALLERLSGAHPDFVAWFDDLLNTSVDAPDQELLLQLGVLERFSPPLVARLLDGDRVTQRLEALEQTGLFLHRPDPHDQWCRFHALFAQYLRHRRHELSLDTQRQLHRRASEAWLALGAPDLALAQAIEADDPDALATLIEDQGPYLLAHGHFALLARALATLGEPRVGASPRLTLIHGWVSHAQYLFDRTAQAIGWIEAQLDEPAWQELAAEFATLRAQLAINRGDAERAAPLAEQALTLPARYLAATPVSAGAILCESRFVQGHLEESLTRIQAVEQEAKHIGDDQLMLWALCHHSETLVAQGRLQAAFDIQERAFAHIEHCGLDRLPVAEFLYRIRSQLLWEWHRLDEAEQAALAGIAVLDNQGEHWTLQCHVGLAKVALARGDQAQCADHIRRLRKILAEGDYHIDWRANAHAALLAWWQANDDLDAVARWLREAPPAEPDTASNHFAQANVRNHARARMLLDRPDEARPLLEALEAQAERFGLVTDANRNRLCQAALEWQCGHEEAALDHLTVALELASRTGLIGSFLRLGKPLVEMLGALLEGGELDELSRARAERLIELAGRQRDFGRAVRLMLDEAVIADIVARPDVPELIRTSPLTRREWQILGLIHAGLSNEQIAEQLSVAPTTIKTHIRSLYQKQNIRRREEAIALAGDLLARIQGE from the coding sequence ATGCCGCTGATCCAGGAAAAACTTGCGACTCCGCCATTGCCCATTTCGCTGGTGGCCCGGCCGCGCCTCAACGATCACTTCGTCCTCGACGAGCGCGTCCGGGTGCTGCTGGTCAAGGCACCACCGGGCTACGGCAAGAGCACCCTGGTCGCCGAGCGGCTTCCCGCCCTGGAGCAGACGGCAAGCTGGCTGCGGCTGGATGCCCGCGATAACGACCCGACCCGCTTCGCCCGCTACTTCGCCGCGGCCCTCGACCGGCTGTGCCGGGAGCACCTGGCGGTCTCGCTGCCGGCAACGGATGACGATGTCTCCTTCGGCGACCGCATCGACGACTGGCTGGCCAGCCTGCCCGCCGAGGCCGCGCCCTGCCGGCTGGTGCTCGACGACTTCGATCACCTCCGGCACCCGGCTATCCTCGAGGGGCTCGCCCACTGGCTGCGCCATCAGCCGCGCTGGCTGACCCTGACGCTGGTGTCGCGCACCCGGCCGCCCCTGGGACTCCCCGGCCTGCGGCTGCGCGGTGAGCTGGAGGAGATCGGCGTGGAGCAGCTGGCCTTCGACGCCGAGGAGGCGCAGACCCTGTGCGCCGAGCAGCTCAGCTTCCCGCCCACCCGGGTCAGTCTGGAACGCGCCCTGCGTCGTACCGAGGGTTGGCCGATGGCGCTGGCCTGGCTGATCGAGCGCACCACCACCCGGGCCGGTTTCGATGCGCTGCTCGAACGGCTATCCGGGGCGCATCCGGACTTCGTGGCCTGGTTCGACGACCTGCTGAACACCAGCGTCGACGCCCCCGACCAGGAACTGTTGCTGCAGCTCGGCGTGTTGGAGCGATTCTCGCCGCCGCTGGTGGCACGACTGCTGGACGGCGACCGGGTCACACAGCGCCTGGAGGCCCTGGAGCAGACCGGCCTGTTCCTGCATCGCCCCGACCCCCACGACCAGTGGTGCCGCTTCCATGCCCTGTTCGCACAGTACCTGCGGCACCGCCGCCACGAGTTGAGCCTGGACACCCAGCGCCAGCTGCATCGCCGCGCCAGCGAGGCCTGGCTGGCGCTGGGCGCCCCCGACCTGGCGCTGGCCCAGGCCATCGAGGCCGACGACCCCGACGCCCTGGCGACCCTGATCGAGGATCAGGGCCCCTATCTGCTGGCCCACGGCCACTTCGCGCTGCTCGCCCGGGCCCTGGCGACGCTCGGCGAGCCGCGTGTCGGCGCCTCGCCGCGCCTCACGCTGATCCACGGCTGGGTGTCCCACGCCCAGTACCTGTTCGACCGTACCGCCCAGGCCATCGGCTGGATCGAGGCCCAGCTCGACGAACCCGCCTGGCAGGAACTCGCCGCCGAGTTCGCCACCCTGCGCGCGCAACTGGCGATCAACCGGGGCGATGCCGAGCGCGCCGCCCCGCTGGCCGAGCAGGCTCTCACCTTGCCGGCGCGCTACCTGGCCGCCACCCCGGTCTCGGCCGGCGCCATTCTCTGTGAGTCACGCTTCGTCCAGGGCCATCTCGAGGAATCGCTGACCCGCATCCAGGCGGTGGAACAGGAGGCCAAGCACATCGGCGATGACCAGCTGATGCTGTGGGCGCTGTGCCATCATTCGGAGACCCTGGTCGCCCAGGGTCGGCTGCAGGCCGCCTTCGACATCCAGGAGCGCGCCTTCGCGCATATCGAGCACTGCGGCCTCGACCGCCTGCCGGTCGCCGAGTTCCTCTACCGCATCCGCAGCCAGCTGCTGTGGGAATGGCACCGCCTGGACGAGGCCGAGCAGGCGGCCCTGGCGGGCATCGCCGTGCTCGACAATCAGGGCGAGCACTGGACCCTGCAGTGCCATGTCGGCCTGGCCAAGGTCGCCCTGGCCCGCGGCGACCAGGCGCAATGCGCCGACCATATCCGCCGCCTGCGCAAGATACTGGCCGAGGGCGACTACCATATCGACTGGCGGGCCAACGCCCACGCCGCCCTGCTGGCCTGGTGGCAGGCCAACGACGACCTCGATGCCGTGGCCCGCTGGCTGCGGGAGGCACCGCCCGCCGAACCCGACACCGCCAGCAATCACTTCGCCCAGGCCAACGTACGCAACCACGCCCGCGCGCGGATGCTACTCGACCGGCCGGACGAGGCCCGGCCCCTGCTGGAGGCCCTGGAGGCGCAAGCCGAGCGCTTCGGCCTGGTCACCGACGCCAACCGCAACCGCCTGTGCCAGGCGGCGCTGGAGTGGCAGTGCGGCCACGAGGAGGCGGCACTGGATCACCTGACGGTGGCCCTGGAGCTGGCCTCGCGCACGGGGCTCATCGGCAGCTTCCTGCGCCTGGGCAAGCCGCTGGTCGAGATGCTCGGGGCCCTGCTCGAGGGCGGTGAGCTCGATGAGCTGTCCCGCGCGCGCGCCGAGCGGCTGATCGAACTGGCCGGCCGCCAGCGCGACTTCGGCCGCGCCGTGCGCCTGATGCTCGACGAGGCGGTGATCGCCGACATCGTCGCTCGCCCCGACGTCCCCGAACTGATCCGCACCTCGCCGTTGACCCGTCGCGAGTGGCAGATCCTGGGGCTGATCCACGCCGGCTTGTCCAACGAGCAGATCGCCGAGCAGCTCTCGGTGGCCCCCACCACCATCAAGACCCACATCCGCAGCCTCTACCAGAAGCAGAACATCCGCCGCCGCGAGGAGGCCATCGCCCTGGCCGGCGACCTGCTGGCCCGCATCCAGGGAGAGTAG
- a CDS encoding alpha-amylase family glycosyl hydrolase — protein MTTDTSQYLGRQGADWWRGAVIYQIYPRSFLDANGDGIGDLQGVIDKLDYIASLNVDAIWLSPFFTSPMKDFGYDVSDYRGVDPMFGTLADFDRLVEAAHARGLKVTIDQVLSHTSDQHPWFQESRASRDNPKADWYVWADPKPDGAPPTNWQAIFGGSAWQWDTRRCQYYLHNFLVEQPDLNFRHPAVVQAILGEVRFWLERGVDGFRLDAVNFCTHGELKDNPPREEIAEGFIGVRPDNPYGYQHHIHDKTQPENLVFLERLRALLDEYPGTTSVGEVGDDDSLGVMAEYTRGGERLHMAYSFDLLGERHDPEYLRGILTEMESRIEDGWPCWALGNHDVTRLASRWQAEDNAAALRLYMAFLLTQRGSICLYQGEELGQTEATLAFEQLVDPAGITFWPAYQGRDGCRTPMPWKADALHGGFSRATPWLPVPDDHLGLAVDQQDRDPDSLLNAYRAFLAFRRTQPALVKGEIRYHPVRDGVLCLERRHPSSDPGQRLLVALNFADAPRELPAPGAARALDDAPALVNGHWRDGTLTLPAYGIAIARCPTDSEEASWDV, from the coding sequence ATGACCACAGACACTTCCCAATACCTCGGCCGCCAGGGCGCCGACTGGTGGCGCGGCGCGGTGATCTACCAGATCTATCCGCGCAGCTTCCTGGATGCCAATGGCGACGGCATCGGCGACCTGCAGGGTGTGATCGACAAGCTCGACTACATCGCCTCGCTCAATGTCGACGCCATCTGGCTGTCGCCCTTCTTCACCTCGCCGATGAAGGACTTCGGCTACGACGTCAGCGACTACCGCGGCGTCGACCCGATGTTCGGCACCCTGGCCGACTTCGACCGCCTGGTGGAGGCCGCCCATGCCCGCGGCCTCAAGGTCACCATCGACCAGGTGCTCTCGCATACCTCGGACCAGCACCCCTGGTTCCAGGAAAGCCGGGCGAGCCGCGACAACCCCAAGGCCGACTGGTACGTGTGGGCCGATCCCAAGCCCGACGGCGCCCCGCCCACCAACTGGCAGGCGATCTTCGGCGGCTCCGCCTGGCAATGGGACACCCGCCGCTGCCAGTACTACCTGCACAACTTCCTGGTCGAGCAGCCGGACCTCAACTTCCGCCATCCCGCGGTGGTCCAGGCCATCCTCGGCGAGGTGCGCTTCTGGCTGGAGCGTGGCGTCGACGGCTTCCGCCTCGATGCGGTCAACTTCTGCACCCATGGCGAGCTGAAGGACAATCCGCCGCGCGAGGAGATCGCCGAGGGCTTTATCGGCGTACGCCCGGACAACCCCTACGGTTACCAGCACCATATCCACGACAAGACCCAGCCGGAGAACCTGGTCTTCCTCGAGCGGCTACGCGCCCTGCTCGACGAATACCCCGGCACCACCAGCGTCGGCGAGGTCGGCGATGATGACTCCCTGGGGGTGATGGCCGAGTACACCCGGGGCGGTGAGCGCCTGCACATGGCCTACTCCTTCGACCTGCTCGGTGAGCGCCATGACCCCGAGTACCTGCGCGGCATCCTCACCGAGATGGAGTCGCGCATCGAGGATGGCTGGCCGTGCTGGGCGCTGGGCAACCACGACGTGACCCGCCTGGCCTCTCGCTGGCAGGCCGAGGACAATGCCGCGGCACTGCGGCTTTATATGGCCTTCCTGCTGACCCAGCGCGGCAGCATCTGCCTCTACCAGGGCGAGGAACTGGGCCAGACCGAGGCCACGCTCGCCTTCGAGCAGTTGGTCGACCCCGCCGGCATCACCTTCTGGCCGGCCTACCAGGGCCGCGACGGCTGCCGCACCCCGATGCCGTGGAAGGCCGATGCGCTCCACGGCGGCTTCTCCCGGGCCACGCCCTGGCTGCCGGTGCCCGATGACCACCTGGGCCTGGCCGTGGACCAGCAGGACCGGGATCCGGACTCGCTGCTCAACGCCTATCGGGCCTTCCTGGCCTTCCGCCGCACCCAGCCGGCCCTGGTCAAGGGCGAGATCCGCTACCACCCGGTGCGCGACGGGGTGCTGTGCCTCGAGCGTCGCCATCCGTCCAGCGACCCCGGCCAGCGGCTGCTGGTGGCGCTGAACTTCGCCGACGCTCCCCGCGAGCTGCCGGCCCCAGGCGCCGCGCGCGCCCTCGATGACGCGCCGGCGCTGGTCAACGGCCATTGGCGGGACGGCACTCTCACCCTGCCGGCCTACGGCATCGCCATCGCCCGCTGCCCCACCGATTCGGAGGAAGCCTCATGGGACGTCTGA
- the ugpC gene encoding sn-glycerol-3-phosphate ABC transporter ATP-binding protein UgpC, whose amino-acid sequence MGRLTLESIGKDYDGVEISRDIDLTINDGEFVVFVGPSGCGKSTLLRMVAGLEDISRGEMCLNGERINEIPPQERDIGMVFQSYALYPHMTVAENMAFGLKLARTDKAEIQRRVQHAAGILQLTELLERKPKDLSGGQRQRVAIGRTLVKEPAVFLFDEPLSNLDASLRVEMRVQIAELHKRLGATMIYVTHDQVEAMTLADRIVLLSGGRIAQVGAPLSLYHFPKSLEVAEFIGSPRINTLPVTVVDPGPRRTGVRLPSGETLAVAVDGRGLKAGDTATLGIRAEDFVLPDQGEARMTARLMVAEKLGYETLAHLQVEGVEGTITQRLDGLAHLEEHQAVVLGLAGDHCHLFASDGTACPRQVEIPGITH is encoded by the coding sequence ATGGGACGTCTGACACTCGAAAGCATTGGCAAGGACTACGACGGCGTCGAGATCTCGCGGGATATCGACCTGACCATCAACGACGGCGAGTTCGTGGTCTTCGTCGGCCCCTCGGGCTGCGGCAAGTCGACCCTGCTGCGCATGGTCGCCGGCCTCGAGGACATCAGCCGTGGCGAGATGTGCCTCAACGGCGAGCGGATCAACGAGATCCCGCCCCAGGAACGCGACATCGGCATGGTCTTCCAGTCCTATGCCCTCTATCCGCACATGACGGTGGCCGAGAACATGGCCTTCGGTCTCAAGCTGGCGCGCACCGACAAGGCCGAGATCCAGCGTCGCGTCCAGCACGCCGCCGGGATCCTGCAGCTGACCGAGCTGCTCGAACGCAAGCCCAAGGATCTCTCCGGCGGCCAGCGCCAGCGGGTGGCGATCGGCCGGACCCTGGTCAAGGAACCCGCGGTGTTCCTGTTCGACGAGCCGCTGTCCAACCTCGATGCCTCGCTGCGGGTCGAGATGCGGGTGCAGATCGCCGAGCTGCACAAGCGCCTCGGCGCCACCATGATCTACGTGACCCACGACCAGGTCGAGGCCATGACACTCGCCGACCGCATCGTGCTGCTGTCCGGCGGACGCATCGCCCAGGTCGGCGCACCGCTGTCGCTCTACCACTTCCCGAAGTCCCTCGAAGTGGCCGAGTTCATCGGCTCGCCGCGCATCAATACCCTGCCGGTGACGGTGGTCGACCCGGGCCCGCGGCGCACCGGCGTGCGTCTGCCCTCCGGCGAGACCCTGGCCGTGGCGGTAGACGGTCGCGGCCTCAAGGCCGGCGACACGGCCACCCTGGGGATTCGCGCCGAAGACTTCGTCCTCCCCGACCAGGGCGAGGCCCGGATGACGGCCAGGCTGATGGTGGCCGAGAAGCTCGGCTACGAGACGCTGGCCCACCTGCAGGTCGAGGGCGTCGAGGGCACGATCACCCAGCGCCTCGATGGCCTGGCCCACCTCGAGGAGCATCAGGCCGTCGTGCTGGGCCTGGCCGGCGACCACTGCCACCTCTTCGCGTCGGACGGGACGGCCTGCCCGCGACAGGTGGAGATCCCCGGCATCACCCACTGA
- a CDS encoding sugar-binding transcriptional regulator — MNDRQDNADIDLMTEIATLYYVEGETQEVIANRLGISRVRVGRLLKRAQAEGVVDVRVRQHPAVSAEIEQELKRRFGLKRALIALDNGDVDVQRASVASLVADHLSRRLEDGSIVAVGMGRNVGAVADNAFDHGERHCSFVCAIGGSLRAGEYMNPDHICRRLALKYGGDSETLYAPALVQNAELRDALYDNPTVRQTLDRARRADVALIGVGDVSEDSNMVRMGWFSPQEIAEARLSGTVGDMMGYDFIDIHGQPSTTPMQGRVVGLTIGDLARIPDVIAIASENTKAVGILGALRTGVIDTLATSATNAHTIIRLDEATASEG, encoded by the coding sequence ATGAACGATCGCCAGGACAACGCCGACATCGATCTGATGACCGAGATCGCCACCCTCTACTATGTGGAGGGTGAGACGCAGGAGGTCATCGCCAATCGCCTGGGTATCTCGCGGGTGCGGGTCGGCCGCCTGCTCAAGCGCGCGCAGGCGGAGGGCGTCGTCGATGTGCGCGTGCGCCAGCATCCCGCCGTGAGCGCCGAGATCGAGCAGGAACTCAAGCGCCGCTTCGGCCTCAAGCGGGCGCTGATCGCCCTGGACAACGGCGATGTCGATGTCCAGCGTGCCTCGGTGGCCAGCCTGGTCGCCGACCATCTGTCACGCCGCCTGGAGGACGGCAGCATCGTGGCGGTGGGCATGGGGCGCAACGTCGGAGCGGTGGCCGACAACGCCTTCGATCACGGCGAGCGCCACTGCTCCTTCGTCTGTGCCATCGGCGGCTCGCTGCGGGCCGGCGAGTACATGAACCCGGATCACATCTGCCGGCGACTGGCGCTGAAATACGGCGGCGACAGCGAGACCCTCTATGCCCCCGCCCTGGTGCAGAACGCCGAGTTGCGTGACGCCCTCTACGACAATCCCACCGTACGCCAGACCCTGGACCGGGCCCGGCGCGCCGACGTCGCGCTGATCGGCGTCGGCGACGTCAGCGAGGACAGCAACATGGTGCGCATGGGGTGGTTTTCGCCCCAGGAGATCGCCGAGGCCCGCTTGTCCGGTACCGTGGGCGACATGATGGGCTATGACTTCATCGATATTCATGGCCAGCCGTCGACTACCCCCATGCAGGGGCGCGTCGTCGGCCTGACCATCGGTGACCTGGCGCGTATTCCCGATGTCATCGCCATCGCCAGCGAGAACACCAAGGCGGTGGGCATCCTCGGGGCGCTGCGCACCGGGGTGATCGACACCCTGGCCACCAGCGCCACCAACGCCCACACCATCATTCGCCTCGACGAGGCGACGGCCTCGGAGGGTTGA
- a CDS encoding RbtT/DalT/CsbX family MFS transporter, with amino-acid sequence MSSTAIEYVARESVFDRIGIPHVLRWGFLGVLMFMTGNGVESNFIAPHMQQGLGATGAGLVPTIITMYGVAVIIASYLSGTLSDLFGPRRVMLLGFLVWIAFELLFLVALNVESLAMVFIAYFFRGFGFPLFAFGFLVWVNAIVPRQRNGAAVGWFYVMFTGGLPTLGTLFAYFSIPAFGDGFLGERSTLWASMVLVTLGFLLVWLGVREPTGRRRLAPAHESAGQVMASGLSLTARNPRVLMGFLVRLINTAPVFGMFIIMPAVIADELGWGQSRWLMMTVIVYAGNILFNAAFGALGDKWGWQRTVRWFGVIGSALGLLAWWYVPHLVPAGSEWGYYLSVAAGTIFGILLAGFVPMGAIMPALVPEHKGAAMAMYTTAAGGAAFLGAAVVALVQPWGGNAGVVWVFVALYGAAFVMLSWLRVSQDGEAAVA; translated from the coding sequence ATGAGTAGCACGGCCATCGAGTATGTCGCGCGGGAGTCCGTCTTCGACCGGATCGGCATCCCGCATGTCCTGCGCTGGGGGTTCCTGGGCGTTCTGATGTTCATGACCGGCAACGGCGTGGAGTCGAACTTCATCGCGCCGCACATGCAGCAGGGGCTCGGCGCCACGGGGGCCGGCCTGGTGCCCACCATCATCACCATGTACGGCGTGGCGGTGATCATCGCCTCCTATCTCTCCGGGACGCTGTCGGACCTGTTCGGCCCCCGGCGCGTGATGTTGTTGGGCTTTTTGGTGTGGATCGCCTTCGAGCTGCTGTTCCTGGTCGCGCTCAACGTCGAGTCGCTGGCGATGGTGTTCATCGCCTACTTCTTCCGCGGGTTCGGCTTCCCGCTGTTCGCCTTCGGCTTCCTGGTGTGGGTCAACGCCATCGTGCCGCGCCAGCGCAATGGTGCCGCGGTGGGCTGGTTCTACGTGATGTTCACCGGCGGCCTGCCGACGCTGGGCACCCTGTTCGCCTACTTCTCGATCCCCGCCTTCGGCGATGGCTTCCTCGGCGAGCGCAGCACCTTGTGGGCCTCGATGGTACTGGTGACCCTGGGCTTCCTGCTGGTATGGCTGGGGGTGCGTGAGCCCACCGGGCGTCGCCGCCTGGCGCCGGCGCACGAGAGCGCGGGTCAGGTGATGGCCAGCGGCCTGAGCCTGACCGCGCGCAATCCGCGTGTGCTCATGGGCTTCCTGGTGCGGCTGATCAATACCGCGCCGGTATTCGGCATGTTCATCATCATGCCGGCGGTCATCGCCGATGAGCTCGGCTGGGGGCAGTCGCGCTGGCTGATGATGACGGTGATCGTCTACGCCGGGAACATCCTGTTCAATGCCGCCTTCGGTGCGCTGGGCGACAAGTGGGGCTGGCAGCGCACGGTACGCTGGTTCGGCGTGATCGGCTCGGCGCTGGGGCTGCTGGCGTGGTGGTACGTGCCGCACCTGGTGCCGGCGGGCTCCGAGTGGGGCTACTACCTGTCGGTGGCGGCGGGCACGATCTTCGGCATCCTGCTGGCCGGGTTCGTGCCCATGGGCGCGATCATGCCGGCGCTGGTGCCCGAGCACAAGGGTGCGGCCATGGCCATGTACACCACCGCCGCCGGCGGGGCCGCCTTTCTCGGCGCCGCCGTGGTGGCCCTGGTGCAGCCCTGGGGCGGCAATGCGGGCGTGGTATGGGTCTTCGTGGCACTCTACGGTGCGGCTTTCGTGATGCTGTCCTGGCTGCGCGTGTCGCAGGACGGTGAGGCGGCAGTGGCCTGA
- the rpiB gene encoding ribose 5-phosphate isomerase B yields MSSNDTPLRIAIGGDEAAFQLKEVLIEHLGSLGYAVEDFGTYNAEPILYPDVAVTVAQAISEGRFDRGILVCGTGIGVAIAANKVPGIRAAQAHDTYSAAKARTSNDAQIVTLGARVVGPELAKSIVEAFLANDFPGGPSTAKLARIREYESRPRL; encoded by the coding sequence ATGTCCAGCAACGACACCCCCCTGCGGATCGCCATCGGTGGTGATGAGGCCGCCTTCCAGCTCAAGGAGGTGCTGATCGAGCATCTGGGATCGCTGGGATATGCCGTGGAAGACTTCGGCACCTACAATGCCGAACCGATCCTGTATCCCGATGTGGCGGTCACGGTGGCCCAGGCGATCAGCGAGGGGCGCTTCGACCGCGGCATCCTGGTGTGCGGCACCGGCATCGGCGTGGCGATCGCCGCCAACAAGGTGCCGGGCATTCGCGCCGCCCAGGCTCACGACACCTATTCCGCCGCCAAGGCCAGAACCAGCAACGATGCCCAGATCGTCACCCTGGGCGCGCGCGTGGTGGGGCCGGAACTGGCCAAGAGCATTGTCGAGGCCTTCCTGGCCAACGACTTCCCCGGTGGCCCCTCGACCGCCAAGCTGGCACGCATCCGCGAGTACGAGAGCCGCCCCCGTCTGTGA
- the tal gene encoding transaldolase — MSTRLDALKQLSLVVADTGDLTAIRRYRPQDATTNPSLILKAFELPDYQPLIDEELAALQAGGGDREALAEHAVDRLAVAMGSEIAQVVPGRVSTEVAAKLSFDEAASIRKAHELIELYERRGVSRDRVLIKLASTWEGIRAAEVLEKEGINCNLTLLFSEAQAQACFDAGVFLVSPFVGRVTDWYKQATGQDFTPETDPGVKFVRSVCQRVSQGGFDTVVMGASFRNTGQVLALAGCPRLTISPALLEELSASEGEVARGVEIQDGRGQRPAPLGEPAFRWGHNQDAMANDKLAEGIRRFAEDQAHLERLIAERLAAH, encoded by the coding sequence ATGTCGACTCGACTCGACGCGCTCAAGCAGCTCTCCCTGGTGGTCGCCGACACCGGCGACCTGACCGCCATCCGGCGTTACCGGCCCCAGGACGCCACTACCAATCCCTCGCTGATCCTCAAGGCCTTCGAACTTCCCGACTACCAGCCGCTGATCGACGAGGAGCTGGCGGCGCTCCAGGCCGGGGGCGGAGACCGCGAGGCCCTGGCCGAACACGCCGTGGACCGCCTCGCCGTGGCCATGGGCAGCGAGATCGCCCAGGTGGTGCCCGGCCGAGTCTCCACCGAAGTGGCCGCCAAGCTGTCCTTCGACGAGGCCGCCAGCATCCGCAAGGCCCACGAGCTGATCGAGCTGTATGAGCGGCGCGGCGTGTCGCGGGATCGCGTGCTGATCAAGCTGGCCTCCACCTGGGAGGGCATCCGCGCCGCCGAGGTGCTGGAGAAGGAGGGCATCAACTGCAACCTGACCCTGCTGTTCAGCGAGGCCCAGGCCCAGGCCTGCTTCGATGCCGGTGTCTTTCTTGTCTCGCCCTTCGTCGGCCGGGTCACCGACTGGTACAAGCAGGCGACCGGCCAGGACTTCACCCCCGAGACCGACCCCGGCGTGAAGTTCGTGCGGAGCGTCTGCCAGCGGGTCAGCCAGGGCGGCTTCGACACCGTGGTGATGGGGGCCAGCTTCCGCAACACCGGCCAGGTGCTGGCGCTGGCCGGCTGCCCCCGGCTGACCATCTCGCCGGCGCTGCTCGAGGAGCTGTCTGCCAGCGAGGGGGAAGTGGCGCGCGGGGTCGAGATACAAGACGGCCGTGGCCAGCGCCCGGCGCCGCTCGGCGAGCCTGCGTTCCGCTGGGGCCACAACCAGGACGCCATGGCCAACGACAAGCTGGCCGAGGGCATCCGCCGCTTCGCCGAGGATCAGGCACATCTCGAGCGCCTGATCGCCGAGCGTCTCGCCGCCCACTGA